From a single Columba livia isolate bColLiv1 breed racing homer chromosome 19, bColLiv1.pat.W.v2, whole genome shotgun sequence genomic region:
- the CARD9 gene encoding caspase recruitment domain-containing protein 9 isoform X5 — MLEEDNDETCWNNLENFRVKLISVIDPSRITPYLRQCKVINHDDEEQVLNDPSLVMRKRKAGVLLDILQRTGHKGFEAFLESLELYYPQLYKKITDTAGESGLSQLLMNEIMKLQSTVQEERRKAQELTVWLRTKEDTIREMWVRDSLLRKHQERAQKMKEERDSLSKELRKCKDENYSLAMSYAKQSEEKSAALMKNRDLMLEIDHLKHSLMKAEDDCKLERKHTMKLKHAIEQRPSHEVMWEIQQEKEFLLAKNQELENTLQQVAREQNLEKSLSSETLEKDCSQLLEERRELMNTIYSLRKELRRAEALQDRYAEEKEMLELQCTSLRKDSQMYKKRIEAVLQQMEEVAAERDQALLTREQFYTQYSKNLVERDTHRKQIRELGERCDEMQLQLFQKESQLLATEAKLKRLQLELPTPTSDLDDTSSRDSQELTLHSHLDEDTQPTKNRPEGQTQQFSTAEISLPPKSPSVRESFWALLYLFLGLVCAFHPAEATRRTRASNPWQGRFALPGIPLHRNPAHICLDFFAVQGVRLSQRGAGGKGAAEDAGLLRAIPEKKSHAEGPQGPTPRGRLGEQQRQHRHRGLLSPTGPALVVVS; from the exons ATGTTGGAAGAAGATAACGATGAGACATGTTGGAATAACCTGGAGAACTTCCGGGTGAAGCTGATCTCCGTGATCGATCCTTCCCGTATAACGCCTTATCTTCGCCAGTGCAAAGTGATCAACCATGACGATGAGGAACAAGTCCTCAATGACCCCAGCCTGGTGATGCGCAAGCGCAAGGCAG GTGTTCTTCTGGACATTCTTCAGCGAACAGGACACAAGGGCTTTGAGGCATTTCTGGAGAGTCTTGAGCTTTATTATCCACAACTGTATAAGAAAATAACAG ATACCGCTGGGGAGTCCGGCCTGAGCCAGCTCCTGATGAACGAGATCATGAAGCTGCAGAGCACCGTGCAGGAGGAGCGGCGGAAAGCCCAGGAGCTCACCGTGTGGCTGCGCACCAAGGAGGACACGATCAGGGAGATGTGGGTGAGGGACAGCCTCCTCCGCAAGCACCAGGAGCGGGCGCAGAAGATGAAGGAGGAGAGGGACAGCCTGAGCAAGGAGCTGCGCAAGTGCAAGGACGAGAACTACAGCCTGGCGATGAGCTACGCCAAACAGAGCGAGGAGAAGAGCGCTGCCCTCATGAAGAACCGGGACCTGATGCTAGAG ATCGATCACTTGAAGCACAGCCTCATGAAGGCTGAGGATGACTGCAAGCTGGAGCGTAAGCACACGATGAAACTGAAGCACGCCATAGAGCAGCGTCCGAGCCATGAGGTGATGTGGGAGATCCAGCAGGAGAAGGAGTTTCTCTTGGCCAAGAATCAGGAGCTGGAGAACACTCTCCAG CAGGTTGCCAGGGAACAGAATTTGGAGAAGAGCCTCTCCAGTGAGACTCTGGAGAAGGACTGTAGCCAGCTACTAGAAGAACGGCGGGAGCTGATGAACACCATTTACAGCCTTCGCAAGGAGCTGCGGCGAGCAGAGGCACTCCAAGACAGA TACgcggaggaaaaagaaatgcttgAACTACAGTGCACGTCTCTGAGGAAGGACTCCCAGATGTACAAAAAACGGATTGAAGCTGTCTTGCAACAGATGGAGGAAGTGGCTGCAGAAAGAGACCAG GCGCTCCTGACCCGGGAACAGTTCTACACGCAGTACTCCAAGAACCTGGTGGAGAGGGACACGCACCGCAAGCAGATCCGGGAGCTGGGGGAGCGATGTGACGAAATGCAACTGCAGCTCTTCCAAAAGGAGAGTCAGTTACTGGCTACTGAAGCCAAGCTGAAGAGGTTGCAGCTGGAGCTCCCCACACCG ACCTCTGACCTGGACGATACCTCCTCCAGAGATTCCCAGGAA CTCACTCTTCACAGTCATCTAGATGAAGATACGCAACCGACTAAAA ATCGCCCTGAAGGACAAACCCAGCAATTTAGCACTGCAGAGATCAGTCTGCCTCCAAAGTCACCAAGTGTAAGAGAATCCTTTTGGGCtcttctttacctttttttggGGTTGGTCTGCGCCTTTCACCCCGCAGAGGCCACACGCAGAACACGCGCCTCAAACCCTTGGCAGGGCAGGTTTGCGCTCCCCGGAATTCCTCTCCACAGGAATCCCGCTCATAtttgtttggatttctttgcAGTTCAAGGAGTGCGGCTTAGCCAACGAGGAGCTGGCGGAAAAGGAGCGGCGGAGGATGCGGGACTGCTTCGAGCGATACCGGAG
- the CARD9 gene encoding caspase recruitment domain-containing protein 9 isoform X8 yields MLEEDNDETCWNNLENFRVKLISVIDPSRITPYLRQCKVINHDDEEQVLNDPSLVMRKRKAGVLLDILQRTGHKGFEAFLESLELYYPQLYKKITGKEPSRVFSMIIALVSRIGSVPCGVPCVLWKGSGKNGRAVWCHRLDPGGWRRKHTDTAGESGLSQLLMNEIMKLQSTVQEERRKAQELTVWLRTKEDTIREMWVRDSLLRKHQERAQKMKEERDSLSKELRKCKDENYSLAMSYAKQSEEKSAALMKNRDLMLEIDHLKHSLMKAEDDCKLERKHTMKLKHAIEQRPSHEVMWEIQQEKEFLLAKNQELENTLQQVAREQNLEKSLSSETLEKDCSQLLEERRELMNTIYSLRKELRRAEALQDRYAEEKEMLELQCTSLRKDSQMYKKRIEAVLQQMEEVAAERDQALLTREQFYTQYSKNLVERDTHRKQIRELGERCDEMQLQLFQKESQLLATEAKLKRLQLELPTPTSDLDDTSSRDSQEVTAVCHPCLRLISRRSKTTEAAKQTSDRISLCPEISKCSAH; encoded by the exons ATGTTGGAAGAAGATAACGATGAGACATGTTGGAATAACCTGGAGAACTTCCGGGTGAAGCTGATCTCCGTGATCGATCCTTCCCGTATAACGCCTTATCTTCGCCAGTGCAAAGTGATCAACCATGACGATGAGGAACAAGTCCTCAATGACCCCAGCCTGGTGATGCGCAAGCGCAAGGCAG GTGTTCTTCTGGACATTCTTCAGCGAACAGGACACAAGGGCTTTGAGGCATTTCTGGAGAGTCTTGAGCTTTATTATCCACAACTGTATAAGAAAATAACAGGCAAGGAGCCCAGCAGGGTTTTCTCTATGATTATAG CTCTGGTGAGCAGAATCGGGAGTGTTCCCTGTGGTGTTCCCTGTGTGCTTTGGAAAGGCTCTGGCAAGAACGGCCGGGCTGTCTGGTGTCACAGGCTGGACCCAGGAGGGTGGAGGAGGAAGCACACGG ATACCGCTGGGGAGTCCGGCCTGAGCCAGCTCCTGATGAACGAGATCATGAAGCTGCAGAGCACCGTGCAGGAGGAGCGGCGGAAAGCCCAGGAGCTCACCGTGTGGCTGCGCACCAAGGAGGACACGATCAGGGAGATGTGGGTGAGGGACAGCCTCCTCCGCAAGCACCAGGAGCGGGCGCAGAAGATGAAGGAGGAGAGGGACAGCCTGAGCAAGGAGCTGCGCAAGTGCAAGGACGAGAACTACAGCCTGGCGATGAGCTACGCCAAACAGAGCGAGGAGAAGAGCGCTGCCCTCATGAAGAACCGGGACCTGATGCTAGAG ATCGATCACTTGAAGCACAGCCTCATGAAGGCTGAGGATGACTGCAAGCTGGAGCGTAAGCACACGATGAAACTGAAGCACGCCATAGAGCAGCGTCCGAGCCATGAGGTGATGTGGGAGATCCAGCAGGAGAAGGAGTTTCTCTTGGCCAAGAATCAGGAGCTGGAGAACACTCTCCAG CAGGTTGCCAGGGAACAGAATTTGGAGAAGAGCCTCTCCAGTGAGACTCTGGAGAAGGACTGTAGCCAGCTACTAGAAGAACGGCGGGAGCTGATGAACACCATTTACAGCCTTCGCAAGGAGCTGCGGCGAGCAGAGGCACTCCAAGACAGA TACgcggaggaaaaagaaatgcttgAACTACAGTGCACGTCTCTGAGGAAGGACTCCCAGATGTACAAAAAACGGATTGAAGCTGTCTTGCAACAGATGGAGGAAGTGGCTGCAGAAAGAGACCAG GCGCTCCTGACCCGGGAACAGTTCTACACGCAGTACTCCAAGAACCTGGTGGAGAGGGACACGCACCGCAAGCAGATCCGGGAGCTGGGGGAGCGATGTGACGAAATGCAACTGCAGCTCTTCCAAAAGGAGAGTCAGTTACTGGCTACTGAAGCCAAGCTGAAGAGGTTGCAGCTGGAGCTCCCCACACCG ACCTCTGACCTGGACGATACCTCCTCCAGAGATTCCCAGGAA GTAACAGCAGTTTGCCATCCATGTCTCAGGCTCATCTCCAGGAGATCAAAAACTACAGAGGCGGCAAAGCAGACCAGTGACAGAATCTCCCTGTGTCCTGAGATTTCTAAGTGTAGCGCACATTAA
- the CARD9 gene encoding caspase recruitment domain-containing protein 9 isoform X9, translated as MLEEDNDETCWNNLENFRVKLISVIDPSRITPYLRQCKVINHDDEEQVLNDPSLVMRKRKAGVLLDILQRTGHKGFEAFLESLELYYPQLYKKITGKEPSRVFSMIIALVSRIGSVPCGVPCVLWKGSGKNGRAVWCHRLDPGGWRRKHTDTAGESGLSQLLMNEIMKLQSTVQEERRKAQELTVWLRTKEDTIREMWVRDSLLRKHQERAQKMKEERDSLSKELRKCKDENYSLAMSYAKQSEEKSAALMKNRDLMLEIDHLKHSLMKAEDDCKLERKHTMKLKHAIEQRPSHEVMWEIQQEKEFLLAKNQELENTLQQVAREQNLEKSLSSETLEKDCSQLLEERRELMNTIYSLRKELRRAEALQDRYAEEKEMLELQCTSLRKDSQMYKKRIEAVLQQMEEVAAERDQALLTREQFYTQYSKNLVERDTHRKQIRELGERCDEMQLQLFQKESQLLATEAKLKRLQLELPTPTSDLDDTSSRDSQEAHLQEIKNYRGGKADQ; from the exons ATGTTGGAAGAAGATAACGATGAGACATGTTGGAATAACCTGGAGAACTTCCGGGTGAAGCTGATCTCCGTGATCGATCCTTCCCGTATAACGCCTTATCTTCGCCAGTGCAAAGTGATCAACCATGACGATGAGGAACAAGTCCTCAATGACCCCAGCCTGGTGATGCGCAAGCGCAAGGCAG GTGTTCTTCTGGACATTCTTCAGCGAACAGGACACAAGGGCTTTGAGGCATTTCTGGAGAGTCTTGAGCTTTATTATCCACAACTGTATAAGAAAATAACAGGCAAGGAGCCCAGCAGGGTTTTCTCTATGATTATAG CTCTGGTGAGCAGAATCGGGAGTGTTCCCTGTGGTGTTCCCTGTGTGCTTTGGAAAGGCTCTGGCAAGAACGGCCGGGCTGTCTGGTGTCACAGGCTGGACCCAGGAGGGTGGAGGAGGAAGCACACGG ATACCGCTGGGGAGTCCGGCCTGAGCCAGCTCCTGATGAACGAGATCATGAAGCTGCAGAGCACCGTGCAGGAGGAGCGGCGGAAAGCCCAGGAGCTCACCGTGTGGCTGCGCACCAAGGAGGACACGATCAGGGAGATGTGGGTGAGGGACAGCCTCCTCCGCAAGCACCAGGAGCGGGCGCAGAAGATGAAGGAGGAGAGGGACAGCCTGAGCAAGGAGCTGCGCAAGTGCAAGGACGAGAACTACAGCCTGGCGATGAGCTACGCCAAACAGAGCGAGGAGAAGAGCGCTGCCCTCATGAAGAACCGGGACCTGATGCTAGAG ATCGATCACTTGAAGCACAGCCTCATGAAGGCTGAGGATGACTGCAAGCTGGAGCGTAAGCACACGATGAAACTGAAGCACGCCATAGAGCAGCGTCCGAGCCATGAGGTGATGTGGGAGATCCAGCAGGAGAAGGAGTTTCTCTTGGCCAAGAATCAGGAGCTGGAGAACACTCTCCAG CAGGTTGCCAGGGAACAGAATTTGGAGAAGAGCCTCTCCAGTGAGACTCTGGAGAAGGACTGTAGCCAGCTACTAGAAGAACGGCGGGAGCTGATGAACACCATTTACAGCCTTCGCAAGGAGCTGCGGCGAGCAGAGGCACTCCAAGACAGA TACgcggaggaaaaagaaatgcttgAACTACAGTGCACGTCTCTGAGGAAGGACTCCCAGATGTACAAAAAACGGATTGAAGCTGTCTTGCAACAGATGGAGGAAGTGGCTGCAGAAAGAGACCAG GCGCTCCTGACCCGGGAACAGTTCTACACGCAGTACTCCAAGAACCTGGTGGAGAGGGACACGCACCGCAAGCAGATCCGGGAGCTGGGGGAGCGATGTGACGAAATGCAACTGCAGCTCTTCCAAAAGGAGAGTCAGTTACTGGCTACTGAAGCCAAGCTGAAGAGGTTGCAGCTGGAGCTCCCCACACCG ACCTCTGACCTGGACGATACCTCCTCCAGAGATTCCCAGGAA GCTCATCTCCAGGAGATCAAAAACTACAGAGGCGGCAAAGCAGACCAGTGA
- the CARD9 gene encoding caspase recruitment domain-containing protein 9 isoform X7, whose product MLEEDNDETCWNNLENFRVKLISVIDPSRITPYLRQCKVINHDDEEQVLNDPSLVMRKRKAGVLLDILQRTGHKGFEAFLESLELYYPQLYKKITGKEPSRVFSMIIDTAGESGLSQLLMNEIMKLQSTVQEERRKAQELTVWLRTKEDTIREMWVRDSLLRKHQERAQKMKEERDSLSKELRKCKDENYSLAMSYAKQSEEKSAALMKNRDLMLEIDHLKHSLMKAEDDCKLERKHTMKLKHAIEQRPSHEVMWEIQQEKEFLLAKNQELENTLQVAREQNLEKSLSSETLEKDCSQLLEERRELMNTIYSLRKELRRAEALQDRYAEEKEMLELQCTSLRKDSQMYKKRIEAVLQQMEEVAAERDQALLTREQFYTQYSKNLVERDTHRKQIRELGERCDEMQLQLFQKESQLLATEAKLKRLQLELPTPTSDLDDTSSRDSQELTLHSHLDEDTQPTKNRPEGQTQQFSTAEISLPPKSPSFKECGLANEELAEKERRRMRDCFERYRRKRAMRRVPKDRHHEADWENSSDNTDTEGS is encoded by the exons ATGTTGGAAGAAGATAACGATGAGACATGTTGGAATAACCTGGAGAACTTCCGGGTGAAGCTGATCTCCGTGATCGATCCTTCCCGTATAACGCCTTATCTTCGCCAGTGCAAAGTGATCAACCATGACGATGAGGAACAAGTCCTCAATGACCCCAGCCTGGTGATGCGCAAGCGCAAGGCAG GTGTTCTTCTGGACATTCTTCAGCGAACAGGACACAAGGGCTTTGAGGCATTTCTGGAGAGTCTTGAGCTTTATTATCCACAACTGTATAAGAAAATAACAGGCAAGGAGCCCAGCAGGGTTTTCTCTATGATTATAG ATACCGCTGGGGAGTCCGGCCTGAGCCAGCTCCTGATGAACGAGATCATGAAGCTGCAGAGCACCGTGCAGGAGGAGCGGCGGAAAGCCCAGGAGCTCACCGTGTGGCTGCGCACCAAGGAGGACACGATCAGGGAGATGTGGGTGAGGGACAGCCTCCTCCGCAAGCACCAGGAGCGGGCGCAGAAGATGAAGGAGGAGAGGGACAGCCTGAGCAAGGAGCTGCGCAAGTGCAAGGACGAGAACTACAGCCTGGCGATGAGCTACGCCAAACAGAGCGAGGAGAAGAGCGCTGCCCTCATGAAGAACCGGGACCTGATGCTAGAG ATCGATCACTTGAAGCACAGCCTCATGAAGGCTGAGGATGACTGCAAGCTGGAGCGTAAGCACACGATGAAACTGAAGCACGCCATAGAGCAGCGTCCGAGCCATGAGGTGATGTGGGAGATCCAGCAGGAGAAGGAGTTTCTCTTGGCCAAGAATCAGGAGCTGGAGAACACTCTCCAG GTTGCCAGGGAACAGAATTTGGAGAAGAGCCTCTCCAGTGAGACTCTGGAGAAGGACTGTAGCCAGCTACTAGAAGAACGGCGGGAGCTGATGAACACCATTTACAGCCTTCGCAAGGAGCTGCGGCGAGCAGAGGCACTCCAAGACAGA TACgcggaggaaaaagaaatgcttgAACTACAGTGCACGTCTCTGAGGAAGGACTCCCAGATGTACAAAAAACGGATTGAAGCTGTCTTGCAACAGATGGAGGAAGTGGCTGCAGAAAGAGACCAG GCGCTCCTGACCCGGGAACAGTTCTACACGCAGTACTCCAAGAACCTGGTGGAGAGGGACACGCACCGCAAGCAGATCCGGGAGCTGGGGGAGCGATGTGACGAAATGCAACTGCAGCTCTTCCAAAAGGAGAGTCAGTTACTGGCTACTGAAGCCAAGCTGAAGAGGTTGCAGCTGGAGCTCCCCACACCG ACCTCTGACCTGGACGATACCTCCTCCAGAGATTCCCAGGAA CTCACTCTTCACAGTCATCTAGATGAAGATACGCAACCGACTAAAA ATCGCCCTGAAGGACAAACCCAGCAATTTAGCACTGCAGAGATCAGTCTGCCTCCAAAGTCACCAAGT TTCAAGGAGTGCGGCTTAGCCAACGAGGAGCTGGCGGAAAAGGAGCGGCGGAGGATGCGGGACTGCTTCGAGCGATACCGGAG